One window of Campylobacter avium LMG 24591 genomic DNA carries:
- a CDS encoding acyl-CoA thioesterase encodes MKEFTQNRSVTIAMDEIHFKKPILVGDYVLCYADIVKVGKSSMDIALRVDVKRLSDDGFCEIKDLVSAKATFVSLDKHGKKIILSEELKSKLALQQ; translated from the coding sequence GTGAAAGAATTTACTCAAAACAGAAGCGTTACCATAGCCATGGATGAGATACATTTTAAAAAGCCTATTTTAGTGGGCGATTATGTTTTGTGTTATGCTGATATAGTAAAGGTAGGCAAAAGTTCCATGGACATAGCTTTGCGTGTGGATGTTAAGAGGCTTAGCGATGATGGTTTTTGTGAAATCAAAGACCTAGTAAGCGCAAAAGCCACATTCGTAAGTCTTGATAAGCATGGAAAAAAGATAATCCTAAGCGAGGAGCTTAAAAGCAAATTAGCACTACAACAATAG
- a CDS encoding acyl-CoA thioesterase, which yields MKDMGEPKLKIVAMPSDTNPAGNIFGGWIMSQIDLAGSVAARELAPERTVTISMDKVIFKQPVYVGDILSCYAKVVKVGNTSITVDVEVIADRVNQEGFTMCVPVTSATLTFVSVTRDGKKKPIDEELKRLHGF from the coding sequence ATAAAGGATATGGGTGAGCCCAAATTAAAAATTGTAGCTATGCCAAGCGATACAAATCCTGCTGGAAATATTTTTGGCGGCTGGATTATGTCTCAAATTGATTTGGCTGGTTCTGTTGCAGCAAGAGAGTTAGCACCTGAACGAACCGTTACTATATCTATGGATAAGGTTATATTCAAACAACCTGTTTACGTTGGCGACATACTTTCTTGTTACGCAAAGGTTGTAAAGGTTGGCAATACTTCAATTACTGTTGATGTTGAGGTTATCGCTGATAGGGTAAATCAAGAGGGTTTTACAATGTGTGTTCCTGTAACATCTGCTACTTTAACCTTTGTAAGCGTAACAAGAGACGGCAAGAAAAAACCAATAGACGAAGAACTTAAGCGTCTGCACGGTTTTTAA
- the ciaB gene encoding invasion protein CiaB: protein MNNFKKVVKLTHKMQNQMNLAFENLDKNLNKQGKNILKLSKEKESKESKLAVLKRMLSLNESALDEILKKNYKQEKIYKIKSKIYKEVASFHMKKHKMLIKEIKKQKLLDDFYTSLLENTHKIGLIINKIAYKWGKKLHKNHSFLENKFKNLDESLEFLKENKFYNTYADGKICERSYSILDIKDENISFIPYSIAFKKEMKELEQAFDNLLTKLKIRSKNKEHKNYISYLTKLKKAFLQKDDKKLVSSWQNAELAWLKLKSPLQIAHPLEYYEDIYTKSVAFEFDVRINDEYDINSKDYSNYYENSLLKIFSKLNFKDEKLLKTCVANINKTNLYICTPMLYYGCELNGLFSAQVVPNDEMVSKKLGKKIFAFVNFVHENSKKAPFMQISSEVFDKDFLDFSRKILFQDKEKWKKVYEILTIGHEFGHIFFIDEDSELKMNESAVFKNIEEFKATSSALMCFFLDEKQDLKLAVLNDFIKRAVSLIAYQEIEDIKPYYTEALISLHILFKAKVLSFDTKLHIDFSLAAYENFKAQFIKVYEKLAKHYIDKKDAKNFLYEFCTLENKIFLPKDKECRNFVLYYYDLHKKLANKIDESVSAKDYLSS, encoded by the coding sequence ATGAATAATTTTAAAAAAGTGGTAAAACTTACTCACAAAATGCAAAATCAAATGAATTTGGCTTTCGAAAATTTAGATAAAAACCTAAACAAACAAGGCAAAAACATACTAAAACTAAGCAAAGAAAAAGAAAGCAAAGAAAGCAAACTAGCTGTGCTTAAAAGAATGCTAAGTCTAAATGAAAGCGCCTTGGATGAAATTTTAAAGAAAAATTATAAGCAAGAAAAAATTTACAAAATAAAGAGCAAAATTTACAAAGAAGTGGCCTCTTTTCACATGAAAAAACACAAAATGCTTATAAAGGAAATCAAAAAACAAAAACTCCTTGATGATTTTTACACATCCTTGCTTGAAAACACTCACAAAATAGGGCTAATTATCAACAAAATAGCGTATAAATGGGGTAAAAAATTACATAAAAATCACAGTTTCTTAGAAAATAAATTTAAAAACCTTGATGAGAGCTTAGAATTTTTAAAAGAAAATAAATTTTACAATACCTACGCTGATGGCAAAATCTGCGAGCGTTCTTATTCCATACTAGATATAAAGGATGAAAATATTAGCTTTATACCTTATAGCATAGCTTTTAAAAAGGAGATGAAAGAGCTTGAACAAGCCTTTGATAATCTTTTAACAAAACTAAAAATAAGGTCTAAAAACAAGGAACATAAGAATTATATAAGCTATCTTACAAAACTAAAAAAGGCATTTTTGCAAAAAGATGATAAAAAGCTAGTAAGCTCTTGGCAAAATGCCGAACTTGCTTGGCTAAAGCTAAAAAGCCCCTTACAAATAGCACATCCTTTGGAATACTACGAAGATATTTACACAAAATCTGTTGCCTTTGAATTTGATGTAAGGATTAATGATGAGTATGATATAAATTCTAAAGATTACTCAAACTACTACGAAAACTCGCTTTTAAAGATATTTTCTAAGTTAAATTTTAAAGATGAGAAGCTACTAAAAACTTGCGTGGCTAACATAAACAAAACAAATCTTTATATCTGCACCCCTATGCTTTACTATGGTTGCGAGCTTAACGGACTTTTTTCAGCCCAAGTTGTGCCAAATGATGAAATGGTAAGCAAAAAACTTGGCAAAAAAATCTTTGCTTTCGTGAATTTCGTACATGAAAATAGCAAGAAAGCTCCATTTATGCAAATTTCCAGTGAAGTCTTTGATAAGGACTTTTTGGACTTTTCACGCAAAATTTTATTTCAAGATAAGGAAAAATGGAAAAAAGTTTATGAGATACTAACTATAGGACATGAATTTGGACATATCTTTTTCATAGATGAGGATAGCGAACTTAAGATGAATGAAAGTGCTGTCTTTAAAAACATAGAAGAATTTAAGGCCACCTCATCGGCACTTATGTGCTTTTTCTTGGATGAAAAGCAGGATTTAAAACTAGCTGTCTTAAATGATTTTATAAAAAGAGCCGTATCTTTAATAGCTTATCAAGAAATCGAAGATATAAAGCCCTACTACACCGAAGCCTTAATAAGCCTGCATATACTTTTTAAAGCAAAGGTTCTTAGCTTTGATACAAAATTACACATAGATTTTAGCTTGGCTGCTTATGAAAATTTCAAGGCACAGTTTATAAAAGTCTATGAAAAGCTAGCAAAACACTACATCGACAAAAAAGACGCGAAAAACTTTTTGTATGAATTTTGCACTTTAGAAAACAAAATTTTTCTGCCTAAAGATAAGGAGTGCAGGAATTTTGTCTTGTATTATTATGATTTGCACAAAAAATTAGCAAACAAAATAGATGAAAGCGTGAGCGCCAAGGACTACTTGAGTTCGTAG
- a CDS encoding LTA synthase family protein, giving the protein MKTFKTVLYQSLFFLVFLYSLFLLLRLIFVVYLGFYQGNLSLYNFNDLATFFINAFRYDGQIIGACAAVFFFLLLILNDKIAKIYAFLLIFITVFVEFANIAFYEIYQDVFNATLLGLIFDDKQAMFETALNGGFNFTYKVIIWLLLSTVFYFVFSKIFSLISKVKNYESKKTAKNSIVFAVFFLACLFAINGQIGLKGISLGKELIPVENDFLRKCTFGSFRDLAYVIKSYKKIFNSDFSDYTDKTVLESVNFFFDTNYSKQSGINLATLLSKEVENPEFKEIKHIFYVIAESYSAWHFNDEFKELGLSDNMKKFIQEYKAYKSDILHNATGTIRSLDVQISGLFNFEIPLSLSVGKSPVFKSAPAYILKDLGYKSNFYYGGSGTWQKIDVYTASQGFEKIFYNTHIIDFAKKNKLKEPYFNAWGAYDEYLYKFLLANTKEDEKSFNMILTTSYHPPYDVPLQDFNISFEKIDEFISKNSHKISDKTMLRKILSHIIYQDIQISSFIKEASAKFPNSLFVVTGDHYDMKYPFANPKFKDSNSIPLIIYSPALDIKSLSKTGSHIDILPSIVNLVAPNKYKYVSFGSPLVSTKQTKILSKEALGYLAVANDDFIYYADKLQYFDEKNQGKEDDISLAKELFERLKIAKALSYLIFKEGYELK; this is encoded by the coding sequence ATGAAAACTTTTAAAACAGTGCTTTATCAATCTTTATTTTTCCTTGTTTTTTTGTATTCTTTATTTTTGTTATTAAGGCTTATTTTTGTTGTTTATCTGGGATTTTATCAAGGAAATTTAAGCCTTTACAATTTTAATGATCTTGCTACATTTTTCATAAATGCCTTTAGGTATGATGGGCAGATAATAGGTGCTTGTGCGGCTGTTTTTTTCTTTTTGTTATTAATTTTAAATGACAAAATAGCCAAAATTTATGCCTTTTTGCTGATTTTTATAACGGTATTTGTAGAATTTGCAAACATAGCCTTTTATGAAATTTATCAAGATGTGTTTAATGCTACCTTGCTTGGGCTTATCTTTGATGATAAGCAGGCTATGTTTGAAACGGCTTTAAATGGTGGTTTTAACTTCACTTATAAGGTGATAATTTGGCTCTTGCTTAGCACGGTGTTTTATTTTGTTTTTTCAAAGATTTTTTCTTTAATCTCTAAGGTTAAAAATTACGAAAGCAAAAAGACAGCTAAAAATTCCATAGTTTTTGCCGTGTTTTTCTTAGCTTGTTTGTTTGCTATCAATGGACAAATAGGGCTTAAGGGAATTTCTTTGGGCAAGGAGTTAATACCTGTTGAGAATGATTTTTTAAGAAAATGCACCTTTGGTTCTTTTAGAGACCTTGCTTATGTTATAAAATCTTACAAAAAGATTTTTAATTCCGATTTTTCTGATTATACCGATAAAACTGTGCTTGAGTCTGTGAATTTCTTTTTTGATACAAATTACAGCAAGCAAAGCGGCATAAATTTGGCCACTCTTTTAAGCAAAGAGGTTGAAAACCCTGAATTTAAAGAGATAAAACATATATTTTACGTCATAGCTGAGTCTTATTCTGCCTGGCATTTTAATGATGAATTTAAAGAGCTTGGCCTAAGTGATAATATGAAAAAATTTATACAAGAATACAAGGCCTACAAAAGCGATATTTTGCACAATGCCACAGGAACCATTAGAAGCCTTGATGTGCAAATTAGCGGTTTGTTTAACTTTGAAATTCCGCTAAGCTTATCAGTGGGTAAAAGCCCTGTATTTAAGAGTGCTCCTGCTTATATCCTTAAAGACTTAGGGTATAAGAGTAATTTTTATTATGGTGGTTCTGGAACCTGGCAAAAGATTGATGTTTACACAGCTTCGCAGGGTTTTGAAAAAATCTTTTACAACACTCATATCATAGATTTTGCCAAGAAAAATAAGCTCAAAGAGCCGTATTTTAACGCTTGGGGTGCTTATGATGAGTATTTGTATAAATTTTTGTTAGCAAATACAAAAGAAGATGAAAAAAGCTTTAACATGATACTTACGACCTCTTATCATCCGCCCTATGATGTGCCGCTTCAGGATTTTAATATATCTTTTGAAAAAATAGATGAGTTTATCAGTAAAAATTCTCATAAAATTTCAGATAAAACCATGCTAAGAAAGATACTATCGCACATAATTTATCAAGATATACAAATAAGTTCTTTTATAAAAGAAGCCTCTGCTAAATTCCCAAATTCGCTTTTTGTAGTAACAGGGGATCATTATGATATGAAATATCCTTTTGCAAATCCTAAATTCAAAGACAGCAACAGCATTCCTTTGATAATTTACAGCCCAGCCTTAGATATTAAAAGCTTGAGCAAAACGGGCTCTCACATTGATATACTTCCTAGCATAGTGAATTTAGTAGCGCCAAATAAATACAAATATGTATCCTTTGGAAGCCCTCTTGTAAGCACAAAGCAGACTAAGATACTTTCTAAAGAGGCTTTGGGGTATTTGGCTGTGGCAAATGATGATTTTATATATTATGCTGATAAATTACAATACTTTGATGAGAAAAATCAAGGCAAAGAAGATGATATCAGCTTGGCAAAAGAACTTTTCGAGCGTTTAAAGATAGCTAAAGCACTTAGTTATCTAATCTTTAAAGAGGGCTACGAACTCAAGTAG